taaaattcacaCATGAATACAATAACCAAACTTCGTTTTCTATTTCTAGAATCGGTATtgaagaatttttaaaatatgatggATCATTTATCGaatgtgtttttatttgaataatataaaaaatatattaattattaccAAAACTGTTATCGCATTTCTTTCTACTTTTTACCAATTTTGGCTTTGCAGTaagcaatataaaaaaaatcattaaaggaAAAATGACCTCAGTAGGGCAATAAGAATCGCCAGGGCAATAGTTCTGGTCGATGAGGATAGGATAGGAGACGTTGACCAAAAGAGCCCCTAAGAACCGAACCCTCTCCACGAATCCTTTGCTATGACGTGGCCACGACTTTATCCTTATCCCATTGTCCGTTCGTACGAACACTGCCTTCTTCACTGTCACGTTTACCACGCCTTCCTCCTCTAGGTCCTTCGCTAAGCTACCAATGCTggacaaaataatatatgtgagACCAATATACCTAGAACAATTGATAATACTTGTAATATATCACGTTAGGTGTTAGTATATATACCTGATTCCATGGCCAGGACCACAGGTGATTCCATCTACCATCAAGTTCTTTGTACCGGGTCCGATCGAGATACAGTCGTCTCCAGTTTTGATAGAAGCATTTCTTACCTCGATGTCAGTCGATTTCTGAATGTGAATTCCGTCGGTGTTGGGGCTATCATCTGGTGCTATGATACGGATATCTTCAATCTTTACATTGTTGCAACGGTTGATTGCTATGTGGAACAACTGGCTGTTCAATGACAATACTCCTTTGATCTTCACGTTGTACGAGTCCATGAATCTTATTGTCTGCGTTTGATAGAAATAATCTTAGTTACGTTTATGTAGTCATGATTGTTTATTTGTGTTTGCATTATTATGTTTGATATTATGATCTTGTGTTCTTTCCAGATAAAAACAtagtaagaaaacaaaaactattaaacTAAAAATGGTCAGTTTAAGAAACCTTAAAGACACACACACCAATTTGGagtttagatttatttttagtgtttaggttttagactttaggatttagttaactaatttgagaaaatatatcatatttgaATATCTTGGTATATTTTTTTGGACTAAAAGATTTTGGTATATGATATGGCACAAATGTTTATTATGACTAtcctttaaaatataaaacaaaagctGTGGTAAACGCaaactcaaaataaaaacagaagaaaatagaaaaagaaacaaattaaactctatttttgCGTTTTGTATTGAGttaatttatacttttcaaaaatacttaATAAGCTAATTTTTGCAGCTAACACATATGAGTACATACCGTTGCACCTTCAGGGCAGTTTTGACCATTGGCCTTGCAACTCCACAGTGTATATCCCTTAGCATCAAAAGAACCTCCAAGAACAGTAACATTGTGAACACCAACAAAACTGAACCAATTTTGTTCTTTCCCAAGCAACCTATAATCTTGAGGACCAATCAAAGTTCCATCGATCCTTAGGGTTATCTCACGGCTTTTGCAACTTTCTCCTTCAAATCGAAGCTCCCGACCGATCAAATACCTTCCTTTTGGCACGTAAATCATGGCCGAGTCTTCCACTCGACACGCTGAGTCCCATGCATCCGAAAAGGCTTTTGTCGAATCAACAACTCCGTTTGGTTGTGCCCCGAAAGTCAGAACGTTAAGACTTGTTCTTGCGTCAAACTGAGCAAAACGGGACATGATTATCGTTACAAGGATGGTAAAGATGTGAACCAAGCTTAGAGACGATGccatttgtgtttgtttttattgGAATGATATAAAAGCTTAAGAACGTATTAATTTCCGGTGAAAGATTGTTTTTGATGAATCTATAAGTGTGCACGTGTGTgtatatacatatgttttaaGGTTTTGGATAAAGAGAAAAAAGCTTCATTGTGGTTTAAGGAATCATAATATGAAGCAAACGGCGCGCGTCGCCGTCAATTTCTCTACGGTATTTGAAAAACGAGTTGTTTGGTTTCCAAGTAATTTAGAAGCCTCCGTACGTAACGTTCAAAATATATTCTATCTTTTATAATAAGTCGAGTAAGTATGAAGTGATCCTTCTACTTTAATCATTTTTATAAGATGTTATATTAGCGGGCACTTCGGTTAttttatcggttcggttcgagttCAGCTcggtttggttagtttggttctaGAATTTTTCCAGCTGAAGtaaaccatagttagtttggtttggatcgatttcggttcggtttatattcggtttggtttgtattCGATTCGGTttgtatttcggttcggttcggtttaatcGGATTTCTGAGAACCAGATTCAACATGATCCAAATAAGCCTTGCACTTTTTCATGTGTGCATTCAAGTTAGTAGTTCCACCTGTAGCAGGATTGCATGAATATGTTTTACCACAGTAGTTGCAGGAATACCTCGAGTCATCATCTTTAAGCCTAGTAAAAACATTCCATGCAAGCAATCTTATAGGCAGTTTTCTTTTAGACTTTGGAGACTGTGTCGGAGAATCagactcttttctttttttgttggttgtttttcCTTTATCCATCTACAAACATATGAAAAATCGTTAGTAAGCTAAAAGAATAGTTTgatgttttcacttttcagttgtataaatatatgtaacaaattcttagaatttgatattaaaaatctCACCTGAAATTAGAATTGACACCACCAAAAGGAAAAATATGCAGGAAGGAGAGTAGGAGACACAGAAAAGAGACGCTGCGGagaacttttgtttttaattagacTTGGTAGGTtttaattttagggtttaaaagtatacgctattgaaaaaaaattaacatggaAATTATGTGGGCTTAATGacgaatattacaaaagttAGACGAAGTGTCATggaaatcaaattatattaggATTTCTTTCGTGCAAAAGGAAATTACGTGGGCTTAATCTTAGGATTTTAATATCTtgatattactaatatttttaatttaaataactataaaaatacTTCGgtttatcggttcggttcggtttaaaccgaactgaactgAACCGTTCGGGTTGGAAAAATCTTCAACCGAATAATTTGAAATggactttggtttggttcgaatcggtttcggttcggtcggttcggttcgatcggttcggttcggtttttttgccCGCCCCTAATTACAATCATGACCGTTGGTATAATTgggttttatataattaaaatacaagATTTATAGCCTTGATTACTATTTACAATACAAATTTGGTTTTAGACCTAAAGCAGTTCTTCGACCATACAAATAAGGATCCATAGGACAAATTGTTTCATCTTTTATTGCGGTGCCAGTTGGTAGGACCAGACCATGCCTAGACCACCTCCACCGAAAAGTTTTTTAATCAGAAACtcactattaaaaataaagaaataaaataaaaatagaaaaaaagtgaaaaaaagttttaaaatcagGGTTTTTAGAATCTCACCTAGTTTCTATTAGTTGGAGATGCTCCTACGTgtttaaccaatttaaatatttgtagttTTGAAAGATAATGGGGTTATTATTGTGAAAAATTAGATTGACCggtcatttatatatatatattgcctttttgtcatcaacttgtCTATACTTCCTAAAGAGTTTAAACCGGCCATATATTCtgccataacttatgaggttgATCACCATGAAACCATAGCTCTtggtcacaaaaaaaaatctgaaaacatatgTGAACAGAGTCAAGCTCATCAGAGCTTTGAACCAATGGATGCTGACTCATGAAATAACTGTGTAACTACTAACTAGTTTCTCACCAAATACTTTCtccaaaaagatacatattctagaagaaatttgtttcaaaaatatatttttacgtTTTTATGCATATTTATTATGTcataaaaaatttgtaaattttgaaaaagaaattgtatgtaataagtttatatttaatttagtattataaaaatagatattacagaaaataatatatttataatcaaaaattaatatatttttaatgtgtataaaatttaaatatacatcATATAAATGTAATGAAATTCAACGATCATTTCCATATCATGTTTAAAGTTATTAACTAGTATTATATTGAATGGTCTTTCTTCGTTTTTCGTTCCTTTTTTAAGCCTTACTTTAAGAGATTTATCATATATGCGTAGTTGAAAGTTAAGCATCAAACTGCTTATAAAAGAATGTACAAAACttattaattaatcatataCTGGCATCGACCCAAAAAAACTTGTGTTTACCTGAATTTCCATCTCAACCCGCTTTAGATGACTCGCTATATCTTAGAAGCACATTAATATCTTGTAACTTGTTCGCATTATGAGAATatcatcttttatatattagactgaTGACTGGTATAACTCAATATTACTAATACCAAAAGCAAAAcagtataaattttaatatctgGTAAAGTTAGATTAACTCaaaatataatgtaatttaattaaataataaatgtttaagaacttttaaataaatgtatggtcctattaaaatcataaatttataaatataaattataaaatttatacaaaCATAGACAAAcattgtattttttgtttttgctttaaatgaaaattcatttctattttttatttcaatatgTTTGTGTTATGAGAACTTGCTAGAGATTTTCAAAATAGCATATTGTTAGGGTCATTTATAGTGATATTACTCGATAATGTTAATACAAATTCATCACTTTAGTTATCAGAGTATTATTGAGAGAGAGATACAAAACAATAAAAGTTACATTACAAATCCGTTACTCTCATAAGCAGCAACAACATATCAGcctctaaaacaaaaaaaacgcaAGAAGCTAATCACTTTCTTTTGTGGTCTTTTCACACAAACTTCCCCCATTAGAATCCATAAAAGGCAAGAGTTGCTTTCAAGCTCACTGTATGTACACTTACAAAAGACCCCTCCAAGACAGAGGTGGCTCCTCTTCTATGGAATGTGCGAGTTCCTTTAACTGCTCAACCACATCAAGCGAATTGCTTAGCTGTTGATAATCGGATCGATGAAGAGCGTTTATTTGTCCTGAGGTTTTGGGTCTATCATCGTAATGTTTCTTTGCCGTGGTGCATCCACGAGGGATATGACGCACACGTATTCTATGGTTTTTTGTTTGGGTCGAGAACCTTCCGTGCACCACGAGCACCAATATGACTTCCTCGTCTCTTGCGTCTTCACACCATGAGTTCTGTGCAACACCGTCCACATACTCTTCTAGCGTTGGGAAGTCTTCGAGGCGGACTGAGACCTCAGCTATTTGGTTCGGCTTGATTATCCCCGTTCCTGGAGACACCTGTTCAAAGAAAGTAAGCAGTTAGTGAAACACAACAATGACAAACCGAAACACAAGCATGAAAGAACTAACCTCCAGCCACTGGGGAAATCCGAAAGAGCCTCTTGCTCGATGGTCGTGTGCCTGACCATCTTCCTCTATGATAGATTGACCTTCACAGATTATTTTGAAGAAAGCAATGTGCTTCTCGCTCTTATTCGTGACACGCAGAATCGTTGAATCATGATTCTGGAGAATTATATTATTAGTGCTGACAACTGTTTCTGGAACCTTGCTTAACTCTCCAAGCATGACCTTGATTTTCTTATTCGTGTTTATGATGTTCCCCAATTCTTGTCTCCTAACTGATTCATCGACCCGGGCGATCTTTACGCTAAATACACAGCGCACAGGCTTGTGGTCACTGTCTATTACATCCATGCACGCATCATACCttccaaaatcaaaataaagaaGTGCAACTTTCAATCCTTGCTCAATTCTAAGTTAATTATAAAGGAAGGTCCAAGGACTGTTAAGTAGCAACAACCTATGCTTAAGTCCTTCGTTATACTAAGCTAAAAATTTGTTGTCTCAAATGAGGACTGaaacacttctcatcatctgttaatgatctaataaaacatatGGAAACCTACTACCGTGATCCTCTATTTAGTCtgctttctagtttttttttaccgTGAACTGACACAGAAACCTACTGAACGTATCCAAGGAAAAACAGGAAGCTTACTGTGATACAGAAGACACCACTGGACAATCCAAACTGCAGTCAGCTCCCACATGACTCTTGCTATCCCGATATAGAATCCTATCGCACCAGGCAGGAATCCGCTTCTTTTCCCCAGAATCATATCCTGCAGAAACACAGCTTCAATGTTCAAATACGATTTCGGCAACTCAATGCCCGTTCAATCCCAAAAGCCCTAGGCCTGGATATAGTAATATTATCACAGATACAGCCTCTTCCCATTGAAAAAAATCACGTGACCATATTATAGTAGCCAGTAGAAAGTTTGATAtcacatatatttaaatttccTAGGTAGATACAAGGCTAACTTTTCAAACTATAGTTTGTACTTTTCCTCTGAAGTACTACTGTACTAGGAGAAATCCACATTCTCAACTTTCCAAAGTATCGACCTTTAGGTTTTAGGCTACCTACCTAGCAGAGAAGAGCTTGGATGTTCACAATTCATAATGCAGTCAACTTAGGAAGATTTGGAAcgatgaaagagaaaaaaaagaaagatttggTACAGAACCTTGAACTATGATTATACATAAGAAATTATTAGAAGCAACAAAGAGAAAATCACTGACCTGCTAAACCAGCTTGGTGCCTTTCAAACTTGTATGTTGGAGGAAACCTGATAATTGCCTCACGCATCCCTTGAAAGACATTCCCAGCTTCCATTTCAGTATGTAGCTGGTCTTTTTCTCTTAGCCAGTCAAAGCATCTTTGAGAAATGAAATCCCTTGTTTCATCATAAGTTATATCGTCCAAGCGGTAGTTAAAATCTCCAAGAAATACGATCATGTCTGCTTCAG
This Brassica napus cultivar Da-Ae chromosome C6, Da-Ae, whole genome shotgun sequence DNA region includes the following protein-coding sequences:
- the LOC111207088 gene encoding polygalacturonase-like, which encodes MASSLSLVHIFTILVTIIMSRFAQFDARTSLNVLTFGAQPNGVVDSTKAFSDAWDSACRVEDSAMIYVPKGRYLIGRELRFEGESCKSREITLRIDGTLIGPQDYRLLGKEQNWFSFVGVHNVTVLGGSFDAKGYTLWSCKANGQNCPEGATTIRFMDSYNVKIKGVLSLNSQLFHIAINRCNNVKIEDIRIIAPDDSPNTDGIHIQKSTDIEVRNASIKTGDDCISIGPGTKNLMVDGITCGPGHGISIGSLAKDLEEEGVVNVTVKKAVFVRTDNGIRIKSWPRHSKGFVERVRFLGALLVNVSYPILIDQNYCPGDSYCPTEESGIKINDVIYSGIMGTSATKVAIKMDCSERFPCTQIRMQAINLTYNGGEAKTSCINASGKQLGLVIPNGCL